A stretch of DNA from Mesorhizobium onobrychidis:
TTATCCGGTTTGCGTCCGGCGAATCAGATCTCTTCGGCGGGCGCAAACTTTTGCGAGTTGAAGCGAGGCAAGACTTCTCCTATCGTCGCTGCGGCTGGGGGATTTCGGGCATGCATATACTGATTGCTGCAATTGGCCTGTTGGGAGCGGCGGCATTCTGGTGGTACCGACTGAAGATCATGAACGACGCAGCGCGTGAGGTTGCGGACGTCGTTGGTCGCGTCCAGGGCAATGTGCGCCGCAAGCGGCTGCGCAAGCAGGCGGCGCTCTCACCGCTGACGGCGATCGACGATCCGGTCGTGGCGGCCGCGACGCTGATCACCGCCATCATTTCCGAGAACGGCCCGGTCCTGCCGCGGCGCGAAGCCGCGATTCGGTCAGTGATCTCGGAGATTGCGGACGAGAAGAAGACCGACGAGGCCGTGGTCTATGCCAAATGGGCGGCGTTACAGATCGACGATGCCACGATCGTCATCGACAAGCTGGCGCCGTTCCTGCGCGAACGTCTGGATGTGACTGAGCGAAACGATTTGCTGCAGATGGTGAACCGCGCGGCGCAGGCTGGTGAGCAACCCCTGGAGATATCCGACCAGCGGATGCTGAGGCTGCGCCAGAAACTCGGCTTCGAGGTCAACTGAACGAATTGCCTGACGCGCAGTATTGGTTTGCCGCTCTTCAGGGCTCTAGATCGCTTCGCCTTTCAATAGTTTCGGCGTGTCGCCGGACAGACCGGAGGCCTGGCGGATGAAGAAATCCTTCAGCCGCGGCATCCGTTCGACGAGGCCGAGGCCAATGTCGCGGACGGCCCGCAACGGGCCGATGTCGTTGGAAAAAAGCCGGTTCAGCACATCGGTGGTGACGCCCATCTGCAGCGTGTCGAAGCGCCGCCACTGCTGGTAGCGTTCGAGCACGTCGAGCGCGCCGATATCCTGGCCGAGCCGGTCGGCCTCGACCACCACTTCGGCCAATGCCGCCACATCCTTGAAGCCGAGATTGAGGCCCTGGCCGGCGATCGGGTGGATGCCGTGGGCGGCGTCGCCGGCGAGCGCAATGCGCGGCGCGACGAAGGCGCGGGCAAGCGTCAGGCCGAGCGGCCAGGCGCGCGGCCTGTCGGCGACGCGGATTTCGCCGAGCTTCAGGCCAAACCGCTGTTCGAGCTCGTGCTCGAAGACGAGGTCGTCGCCGTCGACCAGTTTTTCGGCGTCTTCCGACCGCTCGACCCAGACGATCGACGAGCGGTTGGTGCCGTCCTTGTCCGGCTTGAGCGGCAGCGTGGCGAAGGGGCCGGCTGGTAGAAAATGTTCTTCGGCGCGGCCGTTGTGCGGCCGTTCATGCGCGACGGTGCAGACGATGCCGGACTGGCCGTACTCCCATCTCACCGTCTTGATGCCGGCCATGTCGCGCAGCTTCGAGTTGACGCCATCTGCGGCGATAAGCAGCCGCGCCTTTAGCGTCGCGCCGTCGGCAAGATGCACGGTGATGCCGGCGCCGTTCACGTCGAACGCACTGACGGCGACGCCTTCGATGATGTCGATGCCGAGTTTTTCAGCGCGCCGGCGCAGGGCGCCGTTCAAATCCCGGTTGGCGACCAT
This window harbors:
- a CDS encoding ubiquinone biosynthesis hydroxylase, which gives rise to MVDRKADAKNRTLLDVLVAGAGYVGLAAAVSLKQARPSLAVAVVDAAPAGAWLKDGRASAIAAAACRMLDQLGVWAEIAPEAQAITEMIVTDSRTSDPVRPVFLTFDGEVAPGEAFAHMVANRDLNGALRRRAEKLGIDIIEGVAVSAFDVNGAGITVHLADGATLKARLLIAADGVNSKLRDMAGIKTVRWEYGQSGIVCTVAHERPHNGRAEEHFLPAGPFATLPLKPDKDGTNRSSIVWVERSEDAEKLVDGDDLVFEHELEQRFGLKLGEIRVADRPRAWPLGLTLARAFVAPRIALAGDAAHGIHPIAGQGLNLGFKDVAALAEVVVEADRLGQDIGALDVLERYQQWRRFDTLQMGVTTDVLNRLFSNDIGPLRAVRDIGLGLVERMPRLKDFFIRQASGLSGDTPKLLKGEAI